The sequence tttccctctcattCTCCGTCCCTTTCTCCCATTttctcacacacaaaaccacacatacccacccccccccaccaccaccccacaaacaccacacacctacccacacacacacacaaacacacacacgaacacacgtacacacacacacacacatacacaccacacacacacaaacaccatacCGCGAGTAATTAAGTTGTCATGGAATCAGATCGTAAAGTTTgcattcagaataaaaaaatatgCCTATATTTCCGTATAGGGTTGTTACGGATGAGGGGTCTCAAGATGTATGTGGACAACCAGCTGTGCCACACTATTGGCGATGAATCGTATTACACACCACCCGACGACAGAAGGCCTGTACCCATCCACGTCCAGTGTAACACACCCCTCACAGGGCGTTACGTCACACTGGTCAAGAACTTCACGGGGACTGTTGATACAACATTCCATTATGAGATATTAAGTGTGTGTGAAGTTCAAGTCTGGGGTAAGCCATTTCACAATACTAAACTTTGTATTCTTTTGCCCTTTTTATGCACATACAGCAGACAGTAATACAATATGCGGTTATCACCGTTTGCCTAACTTTTCACATTTAACTTAGTTATAAGTTCATTTCTTTGCTTGTTATTATCTTTTGAAGTACGTTTCTTGGGGTCAAGGGACGAGGGTTTTACAACGGTTTGTTACTCCGACATTGAACCCTTTCTAAACACACTCGCTGTATTTTCACTAATTACATTGTTTCTCTGTTGCATTTATGACAAcagcaacaccaccaccaacaacgacaacaacgacaacaacaatagcaacaacatCTACGACAACTGCACCAATAATATATCCCAAAACAACGCCTACGGCGAGGACAGCAATCACCGCAGTACCATCAGGACTTACAAGTAAAACATCTATAGCGATCAGCAACAGCAGCACCATGACGCGACCCAAGGAAGATTCTCCACAAAACACAAGTACAGATACCCTTGTGACGGTGATAGCAGGGGCTTTTGGTGCTGTCGTTGCTTTG comes from Littorina saxatilis isolate snail1 unplaced genomic scaffold, US_GU_Lsax_2.0 scaffold_3197, whole genome shotgun sequence and encodes:
- the LOC138954794 gene encoding probable maltase-glucoamylase 2 (The sequence of the model RefSeq protein was modified relative to this genomic sequence to represent the inferred CDS: added 52 bases not found in genome assembly) yields the protein MRGLKMYVDNQLCHTIGDESYYTPPDDRRPVPIHVQCNTPLTGRYVTLVKNFTGTVDTTFHYEILSVCEVQVWATPPPTTTTTTTTIATTSTTTAPIIYPKTTPTARTAITAVPSGLTSKTSIAISNSSTMTRPKEDSPQNTSTDTLVTVIAGAFGAVVALLIAVIIVVFVVMRKKRSKTPDPGHSTANSAAHPADNKIAVMDDDVTTGGSVSVAEDHTTDNDTASTTDNVYEII